TATCATCCAGATTAAGTTGACTTTCGTCTTCTCTATTTAGAGAAAGGAGAGAGTCGGTAGAGACAAATTTTGTTTCCAGGTTGGGAAGGGTAGGTATTCCGAAATTGTCTTTAGCAGGATTTTTTTCACAGTCGCAAATAAGAGAGATAAAGAAACGAAGTTTGGTAATTTGAGCGGCTATACTCTGAATGTCGCTGCCGTAGAGACAATTTTCAATGACAGAAATTTTGAGATTATAAACACTTTCTTCCGGATGGATTTTTTGAAGAATATCTACCATGCGGATTAAAAGCCCCATAGGGAAGGCGCCTGAACCGCAAGCGGGATCAATGACTTTGATTTGTTTCAGCTTGTCAGCGATGTTTTTATATTTTTCTTCTAGGGAAGGCTCTTTCTCAAAATCATCAGCGAACAGGGATTGGACGAGTTCCGAATCACCCAGATAAGCCTTTAGGCTTTCATCCACCATGTAATTGACAATTTCTCTGGGCGTATAGAAAGAGCCGCTCTGGTTGCGTGCTGTTTCTTTGGTTTCCGGGTTATAAGCACCTAAAAGGTTTTCAAAAACTTTGCCAAGTAGCTCCGGATCAAGGGCGACCTGTTGTTCATTGGGAGTGTTTTCTTCAATAGTGAAGTTATATCGGTTTAGAATGGAGAATAGGCCTTTATCCTTTTTAAAGAATAATTCATTGGGAATGAATGCTCTATATTTGAAGCTGCCATTTGGAGATTTTTTATCGTTACGGCTAAATCCATCATCATAATAAGGATTGTCAACACCGTCGAATCTCTTGATTTTATCAAGGCATTCAAACAATCCTCCGTTGAGGAAAGGAACTTCAGAGAACAGGTCTATGATTTGTTCTTCTGAAATGGAAAAAAATTCCGAATATCGATAGAGTGTTTTTAAGTCTTTATCCCCATCAATTTTTGCAAAACCACGTTTTTTCCCTTCTTCATCAATGACAGCTCTATTAAGTGTGGCAAAAAAGAGATTTTGAAGGATTGCATTGTAATAGTTCCCCTGGGTTTTTGAATTGGGAGCGAAGTCTTTTAATATGGAGCTAAGCCTGTTTTCATCAAAAAGAGCATTAGGAACTAAGTCCTTCTGTTTGATAAACCACACGAACATGATGCGGGTAATCATACGGATAATTTTGACATCAATATTTTCCCGATCATCGTCAGGAGTAGAAGTTTTGTTTGGGAAAGTAATGCCTGCTTCGTTGCTTACCGCCCACTGGTACCATTCAAACAATTCTCTATAAAATTGTTTGGTAAGCGCTTCCACGGAGAAGGCTTCCATCAGAGATTCAAAAGTAATGCCTTTTTGTTGCAAAATTAAAAAACGGCTTACGGGCGTATTATAGTAATTATTACCATCACCGAATACATAGGTATATCGTTTGGGGGCAGTCTTCAGCTCTTTGATATCACTGATGAAAGAAAGTCGCCAGTGGTCACCGCTGTCAAATACCACAAGAGCTGCGTCAAATGCCCATTTTGTAAAAGACCGCACAAGGTTTCTAAGTCCGACTTTTTTATTGGCAACAGAGCCGGAGTTGATTTGATAATGAAACAAGCCAATATTAAAATGGTCAGTCGTTTCGAGTTGACCAAGATACCAGCCTTCATCAGCGGTATTGCCGTTATCAATTCTTTCAGGAATATTTTTCAGCGTTTGGGCATGGAAGAAATTTTGGAGAATGTGAGTCCACGAATCGGAATTGAAAGGGGTCTGAAAGATGGTTCTCAGTTGTTCAACGGTATAGGACATAGCGGTAATTTTTAGATAAAGGTTTCAGAAATAATAATTTGGGGATCGGAAATGTTGATAGCCTGATGGCGGTCTTCTTTACTCATCGTGCGGTATTCGTCCAATAGTTTCGAGATCCTATTTTGAATCTTGTATTCGTTTGTGGCTATTCTTCCCCGGTCGTTTTTGTATTCACGGGACAAGTCCCTGATACGGCGTGAAAGTTTGGAGTAAATACCTTCGTCAATATACTTGATCAGAGTATCGCATTCTTTTATCAGAAGAAGATTATCCTTATGAATTTGTTTTATTGTAGTGAGGAATTTCCGAGCCTCCTGTGACGGTTTGTTGAGTGTACTCTTGATGTCCTTTATAGGGGAAGTATCTGCCGCCTGAATGTATTCAGACTGATATTTAGCCAGAGCTTGAGTGACGTGTTGATAATGATTATCTGCGTTAGAGAAAGACGCCGGTTTTTCTTCCGGTTTGGCTCTAAGGTAATCTACGGCATCAAGGAATCCGATGACTTCAACATGTGAGTTATCTGCCAAATAAAATTCAGTTTTTACGTTAGAAGAAACAAATACAATAGATTTACTGCGATGATGGCCTGTATCACGCATCACTCGGCTTTTCATGGGCAGTTTTTTTATTTTGTGATAAAGCTCTCTATCGTTATTGTAGAGATCTCTTATTTCCCGCAGAAGGGCTATTTTTTTGTCAACACTATCCTTGATGGTGCTGTCAAAAAGTTTGAACTGTTTAACAATTTCTTCCAGTGAATAGATTTGGGCATCTTCGCCGAAGGCTGAGTGAAAACCTTGGAGCTTGACCAGAGCATTGTGGTACAGGTTGATTGCTTGGTTGCCTGGCTGAGAAGGATAGAACATGTAATTATATATGAAGTCGGCAACAGAGCCTATTCTATTGACTCGTCCGATACGCTGCATCAGCTTGGTAGCATTCCAAGGCGAATCGTAGTTGACAATCACATGAGAACGATGAAGATTGACACCCTCTGCCAATACATCAGAAGTAATGATAATATTGTATTGATTTTCCTGAATCGAACTGTTAGCATCGAAATTCTTTTTAATAGTTTCTCTTAAAGTATTTCTGTTTTTTGCCGTTACCAGGAGCACATCTTTGCGGCCAAGTTCATTTGTCAAGCGGTCCTGCAAGTAGGTTAGGGTATCGACGCTTTCTGAGAATAAAACGAGTTTACCGGAAGTATTAGTCTGTTGAGAGAGCAAGTCGTTTTCAAGCTTATCTTTGAATAGATCAAATTTAGGGTCTTCAGTTTCCTTCTCCCAGTCAGCTTTCAATCCTTCCAGGAGCAGTTTGTCTTCCCATAGCTTTTCCAAAAAACACGAATTAAAAGCATTTGCCGGGAAGACATTCCCTTTTTTTGAATCCTTTTTTTTGTTCAGATAATCTATAATATTGTCCAGACCCCATCCTTTTGCCAGAAGGTCCGTGATGTTTATTTCTGGGGCAATAATCACCTTGTCGGCCTCAAACATGTGAATCATGTCCGTGGTTATTTTGAGCAGAGTAGTCAGGGATTTTTTGAAAGCGTGGAAACTGCTTTCAAGACGTTTAACCATATGGACACGATAAATTCCCGCGAGAATCGGACCGGATCGAATTGCTAACTTGTAATTGGGAGACTGGTGTTCCGGTTTCAGGAATTCTATGGCTCTGTAACGGGCATAATTGAGATGTGTAGGCACGTTTTCATCAGATAGCGCACTCAGAGTAGAATAGAAGCGATTACAAGTATCTTCATTCATTCGGTAGCTGAGCGCTTCAGGAGGAAGAATTTTGGGGAAAATAATTCCTTGTGATTCGATATCTTCTTTATAAGACGAGTCATTTAGAATATTGTTTCTGGTACGGCGGACGGTGACTTTATCAATAACTTTTTCTCTTATCTTTTCATAAATTTTTTCAACTCTTTTAGTTACGTCAGTTTCTTTTTCTTTGTTATTTTTGATTAATTTCTTGTACTCTTTAATAAATGGGATGAAAAATGCTTCCAGATTGGGAATGCCGTCAATAGTACAGTTACGACTATTTTGGAAGAGAAGAAGCAGATTGAGTAAATCTTCCGGGCTGTTATTAAGGGGTGTAGCTGATAACAGCATGACCTTCTTTTGCAGGCTATTCAGCAGACCTTCATTTAAGCAGGAAGATTTGCATATTTTTTGCAGAGCGTCGTATTTACCTGAGCCGTCGTTGCGGAATCCATGAGCTTCATCAACAATGATAAGATCAAATTCTTCTTTATCCTTATACTGATTTTTGCCGTTCAATATTTTGGAAAGGCTCCCATTTGTAATGAATTGGGCGTTTTTTTGAATATTGAACAGACGGAAGGTTTCTTTCCAGTTTTCTTCCAACGCGGGGGGATAGATTACTAAAATGTTGGTTCGTTTGCCGTTGGCTTCAACAAAACGTTTGGCAATCATGGTGGCAATCATGGTCTTACCAAGACCAACAACGTCGGCAAGAAATAAACCATGATGCTGAAGCAGCATTTGATAACCTTGAATAACGGCATCTTTTTGGTATTTCAGTTCTTTGACATCCTTTGGGAGTTGCAGCGTGAAATCCTCTTCTACCTGATCGCCGAACATATCAATCAGGACTTTGATATATAGTTCATAGGGTGTTGGTTGGATGCCGAGATAGGTTTCTTTTGTGCATTTTGCTATGTCCTCAGGAGAAAGGGGAATTGCCGCATCCCACAGTTTTTGGAACTCGCATAAACAGTATTTTACGTCGTCATAGTCCTTCATGGCGACGTTTAATTCATATCTGGGGGGAGTGGTGATTCCTAATCCTGAATCAGATATGTTAGAGGATCCCATGATGACCCAGCCGTCGGTATGCTCATTGTGATTGTTGGGCAGGCATAGGTAGAATTTGGCATGCAAGTTTTTAGTCGCATGGATTTTCATTTCCAGCCGACCTGACATCAGGTCTTCATGCATTTGCAAAATTCCCCGTTCAATCAAAGGATCATATTTTGCATTGATAACATCCTCGTTGAAATGATCACAATAAATGTCTTTGGATTTTGCTGCGTCTGCCAAAAACATATTTGCTTTATTATGTTTGCGGAAAATGTTATCAATGTTAATTCCAACAAGGATTTTGATTTCAGATACATCGCTCAATTGTTCTCTTAATTTGAAGTATCCGGATGATCTGAAAAATCCTGAAACAGCCAAAAATTTGTCAAACGATGCCATTTGGGAAGCAATGCCGGTTAATTTGTCAAAGAGAGTATGACCAGTCTCATTATTGAAAAACTTGGAGCTCATAGAAGTGGGAATTTTTACAAAAATGGATAAGAGAAAGATTATTTAATACCAATAATATTTTAGTGTCTTCTGTGTCAATGAAATGTTGCTATCAGTGGGCATTCTAGTGAAAGGAAAAGTGGGTTGGAATGAGGAAAGAAGCAAAAGCAGAAATAGAAGGATATAAGAGATGTGAAGAAGTTTTGTATAAAAGACATATGTTTGTATTTACCTTACGCTTCCCGCATGTTCTCTCCTGCTTCTTTTCATCCTGTTCTGATTGGAACAATTCGATCGTTAAGTCCTTTTTTACAGCGTTATCCGGTTTCCTTTTCCTTCCTGAATGGCTGTATCCGACACATGGTGGCGGTGCGCCAGAGCCATTCCAGGGGGCCGTACAGGAAATAGCTTAGCCACAGGCGGCAGGCCCAGGCTTGAAGCAGGAAGACGGCTACCGCCGCGCAGAGGCAGGCCCACGGCCCCATGTCCTGCGCCAGACCGAGACCCCACCCGAAGAAGAGGAACGTGAATACCAGCGTCTGGGTGACGTAGCACGTCAGCGTGCATTTGCCGGCGCTGCTGAGCAGTCTGAAGGGCAGGGGTAGTCCGGGATGGGTGAAGAGCAGGACGGCGGCGGAGACAAAGGCCGCGGCGTAGGCGAGGTTTTCCCATTGGACGAGAAGGTGTCGCAGGTCCGCTCCCAGCGGGTAGTCCAGCCGGGTGGGGAGGAACAGCCGCGCGAGCAGAAGCGCCAGAAACAGCGTTCCGGAGATTCCCAGCATCCGCAGGAACAGGCGGCGTTTGTTGGCGGTGTCCACAAAGACATGCCATCTCCCCGCCAGCATTCCCAGGATGAAGAGGCCCAGCGTTTGCCAGATGCGGCCGCTGAGCAGGAGGAACTGCCATTTGCCTGTCTGTCCCTGCGTCAGGTTCCAGAGGGCGGCTTCACTCCAGCTCCCGTGTTCATACAGGAATTCCCGCGAAGGGCCTGCCGCCGGGGATGCGGGCTGGAACCAGCCGGAGGAATGGGGCCATATATCCGCCATCCCGGTGCGGGACAGCGTGTCCATGAAGGAGATGGGCTGCATCAGGCACAGCAGGCAGAGGATGACGAGAAGAGGCGTGCCGCGTTTGTACAGGGCTACCAGGGCAAAGCCGAGCACGCCGAAGATGGTGAGGATGTCCCCGTCATAAAAAAGGGTGTGCGCCAGCCCAAACAGAAACAGGAGCGCCAGCCGCCACATGAAGCGTTTCCGGAAGTCGACGCCCTTCTGCTCCTGCCTGTCCAGCTGGATGAAGAAGCTGAGGCCGAACAGGAAGGAGAAGAGAAGGAAGGATTTGCTGACAAAGAGGTATTCATAAACCCAGTCCGCCGCGCTGTTGGCCGCGGCCTGCCATCCCTCCGCCGGAGGAATGGGAAGGTACAAGTTGAAGTGATCGTGCGCATGCACGATGACGATGCCCAGCAGGGCCAGCGCCCGGAGGATGTCCAGAATGGTGATGCGCGCCGCCTGCGGGGGCGTTCCGGCGGGAGTCCGGGCGGTCATGGGTCAGGAAGGGCGGGGAATGGACGGAATCAGTTCCGCGGCGCGGCGCCTAGCCCACTGATCCGCTTCCAGGATGGGGGCTAGCTCACCGCGGGGGTCCGCCGGGGAATGGTCGTCCATGACGGATTCCACCAGCTTCCAGATGCCGGGGAAGGTGATTTTTCCCCGGATGAAGGCATCCACCGCCACTTCATTGGCGGCATTGTATACGGCGGCCATGGTGCTGCTGCTGGCTCCGGCCCTGCGGGCCAGGTCCAGCGCGGGGAAGGCGTCCGGGCGCGGCGCCTCAAACACCAGCTGGCCTATTTCCGCAAAATTGAGCTGCCTGAGGGAGTTGGGAACGCGGTCCGGCCACGTGACGGCGTACTGGATGGGGAAGCACATGTCCGAGCTGCTCATCTGGGCCAGCACGGTTCCGTCCCGGTATTCCACCATGGAATGCACGATGCTCTGCGGGTGGACGATCACGTCCACTTTTTCCATGGGAACGTCAAAGAGCCAGCGGGCTTCAATCATTTCCAGCCCCTTGTTGAACAGGGTGGCGGAGTCAATGGTGATTTTCCTGCCCATGCTCCACGTGGGGTGCTTGAGGGCCTGCTCCAGCGTGACGTGTTCCAGGTCCTCCTTCCTCCAGGTGCGGAAGGGGCCGCCGGACGCCGTCAAAATCAGGCGGGAGACGGCTTCCGGGCCGCCGTGGTTGCCGTTCAGGCACTGGAAGATGGCGTTATGTTCGCTGTCCACCGGGAGTACTTGCACGCCGGCCCTGCGCGCCTTTTCCATGACGATCTGCCCGGCCATGACCAGGATTTCCTTGCTGGCGATGGCGAGGTCCTTGCCTGCCTCAATGGCGGCTAATGCGGGCTTGAGCCCGGCGGTGCCCACGATGGAGATCAGAACCATGTCCGCCTCTGGAAGCTGCGCCAGGCGGCACAGGCCTTCCTCTCCCGTTTCCACCCGTGCGCCGGGAAGGGCGCGGGCCAGTTCGTCCGCTCCGGACGGGTCAAAAATGCATACGTTGCGGACATTGAATTCCCGTGCCTGGAGCGCCAGGGCTTTCACGCTGGTGCCGGCGGCCAGCCCCACGATTTCCATTCTGTCCGGAATGTCCCGGGCGACTTTCAGGGCGCTGGTTCCGATGGAACCCGTGGAACCCAGGATGACGACGCGTCGTTTCTGCATAACGGAAAAGAATGATGCAAAAAATACGGCTCCTTGACAAGCCGGGGGATGAAAATCTTCCCCGCGCCGTAAAGATTGGTTTCTTCGTCAGTTCGGCCTCATTCCGGTGGGCCGGGAGGAAGGACGCCACGCATCCGTGCCGTAGGTGGCCTGTGCCGTGGGTTCGGGAAGCTGCCGGAACTGCATCCTCTGCCGGTCCCTTCTCCATTTCCGCAGGTTGAGGGAACGCCAGTTCCAAATGCGGCTTTCGGCATTGAGCGCTTCCCGGGTCATGGCGTAAACGTTGGCTCCGGCTTCCGTCTCCCCTCCCAGCCGGCGGTAGGCGGCCATGGCAAAGGGGATGTTGTCCCGGAGTTCAAAGCGCGGCAGGTCTCCATCGCTGAAATACCAGTCCGGCTGCCCGTCCATCGTCATCAGGTTCAGGTCCCCGC
This DNA window, taken from Akkermansia muciniphila, encodes the following:
- a CDS encoding helicase-related protein, with the translated sequence MSSKFFNNETGHTLFDKLTGIASQMASFDKFLAVSGFFRSSGYFKLREQLSDVSEIKILVGINIDNIFRKHNKANMFLADAAKSKDIYCDHFNEDVINAKYDPLIERGILQMHEDLMSGRLEMKIHATKNLHAKFYLCLPNNHNEHTDGWVIMGSSNISDSGLGITTPPRYELNVAMKDYDDVKYCLCEFQKLWDAAIPLSPEDIAKCTKETYLGIQPTPYELYIKVLIDMFGDQVEEDFTLQLPKDVKELKYQKDAVIQGYQMLLQHHGLFLADVVGLGKTMIATMIAKRFVEANGKRTNILVIYPPALEENWKETFRLFNIQKNAQFITNGSLSKILNGKNQYKDKEEFDLIIVDEAHGFRNDGSGKYDALQKICKSSCLNEGLLNSLQKKVMLLSATPLNNSPEDLLNLLLLFQNSRNCTIDGIPNLEAFFIPFIKEYKKLIKNNKEKETDVTKRVEKIYEKIREKVIDKVTVRRTRNNILNDSSYKEDIESQGIIFPKILPPEALSYRMNEDTCNRFYSTLSALSDENVPTHLNYARYRAIEFLKPEHQSPNYKLAIRSGPILAGIYRVHMVKRLESSFHAFKKSLTTLLKITTDMIHMFEADKVIIAPEINITDLLAKGWGLDNIIDYLNKKKDSKKGNVFPANAFNSCFLEKLWEDKLLLEGLKADWEKETEDPKFDLFKDKLENDLLSQQTNTSGKLVLFSESVDTLTYLQDRLTNELGRKDVLLVTAKNRNTLRETIKKNFDANSSIQENQYNIIITSDVLAEGVNLHRSHVIVNYDSPWNATKLMQRIGRVNRIGSVADFIYNYMFYPSQPGNQAINLYHNALVKLQGFHSAFGEDAQIYSLEEIVKQFKLFDSTIKDSVDKKIALLREIRDLYNNDRELYHKIKKLPMKSRVMRDTGHHRSKSIVFVSSNVKTEFYLADNSHVEVIGFLDAVDYLRAKPEEKPASFSNADNHYQHVTQALAKYQSEYIQAADTSPIKDIKSTLNKPSQEARKFLTTIKQIHKDNLLLIKECDTLIKYIDEGIYSKLSRRIRDLSREYKNDRGRIATNEYKIQNRISKLLDEYRTMSKEDRHQAINISDPQIIISETFI
- a CDS encoding DUF418 domain-containing protein, whose amino-acid sequence is MTARTPAGTPPQAARITILDILRALALLGIVIVHAHDHFNLYLPIPPAEGWQAAANSAADWVYEYLFVSKSFLLFSFLFGLSFFIQLDRQEQKGVDFRKRFMWRLALLFLFGLAHTLFYDGDILTIFGVLGFALVALYKRGTPLLVILCLLCLMQPISFMDTLSRTGMADIWPHSSGWFQPASPAAGPSREFLYEHGSWSEAALWNLTQGQTGKWQFLLLSGRIWQTLGLFILGMLAGRWHVFVDTANKRRLFLRMLGISGTLFLALLLARLFLPTRLDYPLGADLRHLLVQWENLAYAAAFVSAAVLLFTHPGLPLPFRLLSSAGKCTLTCYVTQTLVFTFLFFGWGLGLAQDMGPWACLCAAVAVFLLQAWACRLWLSYFLYGPLEWLWRTATMCRIQPFRKEKETG
- a CDS encoding 1-deoxy-D-xylulose-5-phosphate reductoisomerase codes for the protein MQKRRVVILGSTGSIGTSALKVARDIPDRMEIVGLAAGTSVKALALQAREFNVRNVCIFDPSGADELARALPGARVETGEEGLCRLAQLPEADMVLISIVGTAGLKPALAAIEAGKDLAIASKEILVMAGQIVMEKARRAGVQVLPVDSEHNAIFQCLNGNHGGPEAVSRLILTASGGPFRTWRKEDLEHVTLEQALKHPTWSMGRKITIDSATLFNKGLEMIEARWLFDVPMEKVDVIVHPQSIVHSMVEYRDGTVLAQMSSSDMCFPIQYAVTWPDRVPNSLRQLNFAEIGQLVFEAPRPDAFPALDLARRAGASSSTMAAVYNAANEVAVDAFIRGKITFPGIWKLVESVMDDHSPADPRGELAPILEADQWARRRAAELIPSIPRPS